CACACCCACTCATCATTAAAACGTGCGGTGACGCGGGTGAGTTCAGCCCAGGTGCCGATGGAACACGCGGCGACGACACCCAGCAGCGGCAGCGCAATGGCGTTGCGTGTACTGCGTACGCGGCCACCCAGCGCCAACGTCGCCAGCACAATGATGCCGCCGACGCCCAGCCACAGCGGCCAATACGGCACATTGGTCACCGGCCCGGCGAGGGTGCCCTTGTCCTGGCGATCGGCATCGAACAGGCCCCAGTAACCGCCCACGGCGCCCTCACTGGCGCGTTTCCAGGGCTGGTCAAAGGCTTCAATCAGGTTGTAGCGCCAGCCGTTGGCTTCGGCCATCGCCACGAAACCACGCATGAACTTGGCTTCGTTGACCCGGCTCGGCACGGCGGTTTCGCGCTGGCGGCCTTCACTGGGCCAGCCGGTTTCGCCGATCAGTATGTCCTTGGGCGCGAACCTGTTGCCGAACGTCTGGCGTACATCGCCGACGTGCTTGAGCGCCTGGTCGATGCCCGACGGTTCGTCTTCCCAGTACGGCAGCAGGTGAATGGTCAGGAAGTCCACCGCCGGGGCAATTTCCGGGTGCTGCAGCCAGAACTCCCACACATCGGCGTAGGTGACCGGCTGCTTGATCTGGCTTTTGACCGTCTGGATCAGCGTCACCAGTTGTTTGGCGGTGACTTCCTTGCGCAGCAGCGCTTCGTTGCCGACGATCACCGAGGTCACCACGTCCGGGTTGGCATTGGCGGCCGTGATCAGCTCGCCGATTTCCTTTTGGGTCGCCACCGGGTCGCTGCTGACCCAGGCGCCGGCCATTACCTTCAAGCCATGCTTGCGCGCCATGTCCGGCAGGGCTTCCAGGCCGGTCATGGAGTAGGTCCGAATGCATTCGAAACGCGTGGCCAGCAGGGCCAGGTCGGCGTCCATGCGCTCGGGGCGCAGCGTGAACGGCTGGTCGAACGGCGACTGGTCCTTGTCGAAGGGCGTATAGGATGCACATTGCAGCTTGTGGCTGGCGCTCGCCACATCCGGCAGCACCACTGGCCGGCCGAGGCCATACCAGTAGCCGACGAGGGCGAGCAGGCCGAGGATGAGGGCAAAGCAATAGGGCAGGGCAGGGAAGCGGGCAGTCGCGGGCATGGTCGGCTTATCTGGGGGAGCAAAGGCGCGCATCTTACCCGTAATTGCCGCGTTCCAGTGGGGCTGCATGATTTTGACATGCAAAGTTCGGGCGGGATTGTGTCGGCAAATCCTACAAAACGTCCTGCTGGCGATGTGATGTCGTTTCTTGCTCAACCAAGGTCGCTGGCAGAGCAGGGTAAAGGCCTACGCAGGTTGATGATAAAACGGTCAGCACTCCACTGATGCCTCAGCAACCGGATCGATGCGCGTGAAGGGGGCGCGGTGCACCGTATAACAACAGGTTGACGTCGCTCGGCATCCGTCGGGCGCAGCACTTTCGGGGAAGTATTATGAAGATGCGACGACTCTTGGGCGCAGCTGCCACTCTGGTAGTTGCGATGGGCTCCACACTGGCCAGTGCCGACAGCAAAACCCTGAGCATCGGCTACGTCGATGGCTGGTCGGACAGTGTTGCCACCACCCATGTGGCGGCAGAAGTGATCAAGCAAAAGCTCGGCTATGACGTGAAACTGCAAGCGGTCGCCACCGGCATCATGTGGCAGGGCGTCGCCACCGGCAAGCTCGACGCCATGCTGTCCGCCTGGCTGCCGGTAACCCACGGCGAATACTGGACCAAGAACAAGGACAAGGTGGTCGACTACGGCCCCAACTTCAAGGACGCGAAAATTGGCTTGATCGTGCCGGAGTACGTCAAGGCCAAGTCCATCGAAGACCTCAAGACCGACACCACCTTCAAAAACAAGATCGTCGGCATCGACGCCGGTTCAGGCGTGATGCTCAAGACCGACGAAGCCATCAAGCAATACGGCCTGGACTACAAGCTGCAAGCCAGCTCGGGCGCCGCGATGATCGCCGAACTGACCCGTGCCGAAGACAAGCAGGAGTCCATCGCCGTCACCGGTTGGGTGCCGCACTGGATGTTCGCCAAGTGGAAACTGCGTTTCCTGGACGACCCAAAAGGGATTTATGGTGCTGCTGAAACCGTCAACAGCATCGGCAGCAAGGGCCTGGAGAAGAAAGCGCCGGAAGTCGCGGCCTTCCTGAAAAAATTCCAGTGGGCCTCCAAGGATGAAATCGGTGAAGTCATGCTCGCTATCCAGGAAGGTGCCAAGCCCGATGCCGCGGCCAAGGATTGGGTCGCCAAGCACCCAGAGCGTGTCGCTGAGTGGACCGCTAAGTAACTCTCCCTGTTGATGCAATACCCTGTGGGAGGGGGCTTGCCCCCGATGGCGATGTGTCAGTCGTTAATGAATTGACTGGACCACCGCCATCGGGGGCAAGCCCCCTCCCACATTATTTTTTGGCACCCGCAAATCTTTCTGCGTCCGCAAAATCCCTCGCTACACTCGATCTACTACTAAGGTCGTCTGGAACCCTTTCCATAGCTGCATACAGTGGATACGTTCCAATAATAAAAAAGCTGTGCTGCGAGGATAAAAACAATGAACGACAGCATTTACCTCTCGATTCAAAACAGCCCCCGTTTCAAGGAGCTGGTAAGAAAAAGGGAAAGGTTCGCCTGGATTCTCTCGGCGATCATGCTAGGGCTTTACTCCGCTTTCATCCTGTTGATCGCCTATGGGCCGCAAGTGCTGGGGGCCAAGCTCAGCCCCGGTTCTTCGATCACCTGGGGCATTCCGCTGGGCGTCGGGCTGATTGTGTCCGCTTTCATCCTGACCGCTATCTACGTGCGCCGCGCCAATGGCGAATTTGACGACCTGAACAATGCGATTCTCAAGGAGGCTGCGCAATGATCCGGCGTCTATTGGCTCTATTCGGCGCCTCGCTGTTCGCTCCGGCCCTTTGGGCGGCCGACGCGTTGACCGGCGAAGTGCACAAGCAACCGCTCAACGTATCGGCCATCGTGATGTTTGTCGCGTTCGTCGGCGCCACCCTGTGCATCACCTACTGGGCGTCCAAGCGCAACAAGTCGGCGGCCGACTACTATGCAGCCGGCGGCAAGATCACCGGGTTCCAGAACGGCCTGGCGATTGCCGGTGACTACATGTCGGCGGCGTCCTTCCTGGGGATTTCCGCGCTGGTGTTCACCTCCGGTTATGACGGCCTGATCTACTCGATCGGCTTCCTGGTGGGCTGGCCGATCATTCTGTTTTTGATCGCCGAGCGCCTGCGTAACCTGGGCAAGTACACCTTTGCCGACGTGGCGTCCTATCGCCTCGGGCAAACCCAGATTCGCAGCCTGTCGGCCTGTGGCTCGCTGGTGGTGGTGGCGTTCTACCTGATCGCGCAGATGGTGGGCGCGGGCAAGCTGATCCAGCTGCTGTTCGGCCTCGATTACCATGTTGCGGTGATCCTGGTGGGCATCCTGATGTGCATGTACGTGCTGTTCGGCGGCATGCTGGCGACCACCTGGGTGCAGATCATCAAGGCAGTGCTGCTGCTGTCCGGTGCTTCATTCATGGCGCTGATGGTCATGAAGCACGTCAAC
Above is a genomic segment from Pseudomonas sp. R5-89-07 containing:
- a CDS encoding glycosyl hydrolase family 17 protein, with the protein product MPATARFPALPYCFALILGLLALVGYWYGLGRPVVLPDVASASHKLQCASYTPFDKDQSPFDQPFTLRPERMDADLALLATRFECIRTYSMTGLEALPDMARKHGLKVMAGAWVSSDPVATQKEIGELITAANANPDVVTSVIVGNEALLRKEVTAKQLVTLIQTVKSQIKQPVTYADVWEFWLQHPEIAPAVDFLTIHLLPYWEDEPSGIDQALKHVGDVRQTFGNRFAPKDILIGETGWPSEGRQRETAVPSRVNEAKFMRGFVAMAEANGWRYNLIEAFDQPWKRASEGAVGGYWGLFDADRQDKGTLAGPVTNVPYWPLWLGVGGIIVLATLALGGRVRSTRNAIALPLLGVVAACSIGTWAELTRVTARFNDEWVWAGLLVVLNLLVLAHAALALGARDGWRERAFNWLQQRAGWLVATAGFAGAVMMLALVFDPRYRSFPSAALLLPALVYLVRPVSGPRREIALLAFIIGAGVAPQLFREGLLNQQAWGWALVSVLMVAALWRCLRVRKP
- a CDS encoding DUF485 domain-containing protein, with amino-acid sequence MNDSIYLSIQNSPRFKELVRKRERFAWILSAIMLGLYSAFILLIAYGPQVLGAKLSPGSSITWGIPLGVGLIVSAFILTAIYVRRANGEFDDLNNAILKEAAQ
- a CDS encoding glycine betaine ABC transporter substrate-binding protein — its product is MKMRRLLGAAATLVVAMGSTLASADSKTLSIGYVDGWSDSVATTHVAAEVIKQKLGYDVKLQAVATGIMWQGVATGKLDAMLSAWLPVTHGEYWTKNKDKVVDYGPNFKDAKIGLIVPEYVKAKSIEDLKTDTTFKNKIVGIDAGSGVMLKTDEAIKQYGLDYKLQASSGAAMIAELTRAEDKQESIAVTGWVPHWMFAKWKLRFLDDPKGIYGAAETVNSIGSKGLEKKAPEVAAFLKKFQWASKDEIGEVMLAIQEGAKPDAAAKDWVAKHPERVAEWTAK